In Brassica napus cultivar Da-Ae chromosome A3, Da-Ae, whole genome shotgun sequence, the sequence TTGGTCGGGTCAATCATTTTCTTGGTGAAGACATTTGCCTTGAAAGTTCTTGCTTCGAAGTTCAACGTCAGAAACTTCTTTGAGAGGATTCAAGAATCTGTCTTCCACCAATACATTCTCCAAACTCTCTCTGGACCTCCTCTTATAGAAGAGGCAGAGAAAGTTGGGCGCGAGCCAAGCACGGGGCATCTTAGTTTCACGAGCACTAATGGAACGGTGAAAGAGAAGAAAGTGCTCGATATGGGAAAAGTTCACAAGATGAAACAAGAGAAGGTCTCTGCATGGACGATGAGAGTGTTGATGGAAGCCGTGGGAGCGTCAGGTCTCTCGACCATATCTAACACTTTAGATGAAGTCACTCATCGGAAAGAGAAAACTGATAAAGAGATAACTAATGAGATGGAGGCTGTGGCTGCTGCTTATGATATCTTCAACAATGTTGCTCGGCCAAATTCTCAGCAAGTCATCATGAACTCAAAATACTCTTCTTTCTTGTAGTCCTCATCTTAATAATTCAAACTTGAATTTGCTTTTTAATTTTCAGTTACATAGAGGAAGATGACTTGCTAAGATTCATGATCAAGGAAGAGGTGGACCTTGTACTCCCATTAATAGATGGTGGCGAGACTGGAAAAATCACACGCAATGCTTTTACAGAATGGGTGGTAATCTTCAaacattttttcatttataaaattttccaTGGCCACGCAATGCTTTTACAGAATGGGTGGTAATCTTCAaacattttttcatttataaaattttccaTGGCCACTATAGCTTTTACATAATGGGTGGCAAAACTAATCTTTTTAGAAATtagtttgaaaattaatttttttgtaaatgtatttaaGGATCTAACATTTTTTCTGTGAAAATGACCATATCTAGAtttgattaatttataaagatttaaattaatatattttggtatAAGAATAAACGGTCATGTAAGTAACAAAAACTTTAACCCAGTAAAAGTAAGAACCTTAGTTTTTGTGTCTATGCTTATATGGAGAAGTTATAACAAGCCTTTAGTGTGGTGTAATCATGCGTTGCCAATTTTTTTGACAGATTAACGTTTACACAAGTCGGAAAGCATTAGGACATTCACTGAACGACACGAAAACAGCAGTTCGACAAGTGGACAAACTTATAACTGGAGTCATGTCCGTCATCACCTTCATCGTTTGGTTGGTACTTCTTGATATAGCAACAACCAAGTTTCTGTTGGTCTTCTCCACGCAATTCGTGGGACTTGCTTTCATGATCGGAAGCACTTGCAAGAATATCTTCGAATCATTTGTGTTTGTCTTCGTGATGCACCCTTATGACGTCGGTGATCGTTGTGTTATCGACGGCATTATAGTAAACAACTCTTTACATTTGTTTGCTCATTATATTACTACTCATTTTAAAACACTAATAACTATCTTTGTTTTTGAAGTTGCTGGTTGAAGAAATACATCTCTTAACGACCGTGTTCCTCAAGATTGACAATGAGAAAATTTTCTATCCAAATGCGACTTTGATATCAAAACCAATAAGCAACTTCTACAGAAGTCCGGATATGGGAGATTCAGTAGAGTTCTCCATCGCATTCTCAACCCCGGCTGCAAAAATAGCCTCTCTCAAGGAAAAAGTAGCAGAGTAAGTATCAAAACAAAAACCATCTTAATCACTTACTCTTTATTGACGAGATACTGGTGTGTGTGTTTTGGTCAGATACTTGGTGCAGAACCCACACAATTGGTATCCAGAACCATTGTTGATGGTGAAGGCGATTGAGAATGTGAACAAGCTGAATTTGAACGTGCTCTTCCAACACACCATCAACTTCCAGAACTTCGCGGAGAAGAATCTCAGGAGAACCGAGATGGTCATCACCCTCAAGCGAATCCTCGAGGAGCTAGAGATCGATTACACACTTCTTCCTCAACAAGTTCATCTCACCGGTCAAAAATGATCATTTGTTCCTTCTTTCCTTTTGCATTGATAATTTCCACTAGCTAGTACTTGTTATTACAACATGATTTGCTTCGTGTTATAATAAAATGCGAATTAATTTCCGATTATGTATGTCTTTAAATTCTAAACTCCTATTAAAACATATTTGAGTAActgtaaaatgtaaaattttattgtttCTAGACGTTATACTGTATGCAGTCAGTACCATCAAGTAGCATGTAGTCAGGGGCGGACGTATGTAAACGGAACGGGTCACGTGACCCCtactgtttttaattttttcttgaataaGTTAGATTAATTTGATGAAATTGTTTGTAGTTtgatgaataagcataaaaagtGCTCCCAATTCAaagttgtttttgttatttttagcaGTTTGCCCCAACTAAAAACGTGTCTAGATCCTACTGCATGTAGTTCTTGGATATTGGAGGCCCGCAATAGGACTAAGAAGGCCTTAAGTGGTCTTCAAGTATGACGATGACTAGATTTCTCTTCGTCTTGGGAGATTAGACCATATATTTATTTGCATGTTTAATTCTGGCATGTTCTTAAGGAAACTagaaattatcaaatattttttgtttggtgaAAATGATCACAAACGACTtttcaaaatgataaaatacaCGATGTGAGTAAACGATTAAACCATATCGCATGTTAAAAACCAAAtccttttattaattaataggGTATACAGAGAAATGTTTAGATTTGATAAATGGTCGGCGCGCGGCAgttcagaaaagaaaagaaaagataaatggtCGGCGTCTTACATGCCCCCAACTCAACTAAGTTCATCCCTCTTCGGaagataaatttgaaattagCAAGTCAATTATGAACATGACTGATCATGATATATAGCCTATAGTGATCTGGGGTAGTATGTTTTACCAATCGGATATCAGGTATTATCCGATCGGGTTTGGATATCCAATTTCTTCTAATTCAATATCCGTTCGGATGGTTTTATAGATCCAGGCCTAGcctaaaataatacataaaaatgaaagtgaatataaatatgtttttaccGTTATGAAAACCTAAAACATAAAATTGCAAAAGAAAAAACGATATAAGAAAACAACCGTTTATATGGATCTCTATATACAAATGTTGttgaaaaacattaattaaatttaactttaaaagtTGCTGCTCGTTTCTACATCTCACTATGATTTTTTATGGTTGTCCCATATGTTCCAAATCTTTCTTATAATTGCCTAGTTGTCTGGACAGCGTTTACATAAGGCATGTTAAGCAACATGCATGTTTTATGCCtctctacaatttttttttttttttgtgaaagtaCAAATACTTAAGCTACTAAACTGGAACAGCGTGAGGTAAATTATATATGGATAGTTTAAAGATAAAATAGCATCTTAACCGCCGTTCCAATTCCTTTTTAACAACATGCACCGCACGTTGTCTCTCCAGCCCAAGAAAAAGTACATCAACATTTCTCTATTTCATTCATTTGCACCAACTAAAAAACATGGATaacataaactatttttttgcaattctttgattattgttttgtttgtttcattCGGTGGTGAAAGAACAAAGACAAGGGAAAACGAAAATACTAGTTCTTGATATGTATGTCTCTTTGGCTTTCTTCTCCTCCATTTGTGAATTgcatttgcttcttttttgggTATATACAatttgagaaaataaaaaaaagtgtgTGGGGAGAGCAACTGAGAGGTGTAATTGGGAATGGTGCGGACATTAGGACGTAAGAGCATGTGCAATGGTGAGACCAACCCATGAATCCTtagcatttttttaataatttttttttctttttggttgttgtttgaatagttaaggattcGAATCAAAATTGTTCGTCCAATGGTGATTCCGAAGATGGAGTCCttaggaatattttttttttaattaaaattgaaattttattaattgtatAAGTTTTAAAACTATAAGTTTCATTTAATATGGTTTCTATAAGTGTGATAGAAGTTTAACAATATCTACGTTTGAtacaagtttaaaaatgtttacagCCAAATTCAAGCCAAATTCAAGTTTAACATACTAGCCTTAGCCGAAAACAACATAAGAGAAGCATATAAGATAAGAAACAAGATTACACTTGTGGCAACTTCGAGTTGTAGCAACAAGATTTTACAGTagtaccaaaaggaaagaaaaggaaacaagttctgATAGAGACGAAACAAACCGAAAGAGATAACTAGCTAGAGAGGAAACAAGTTTGGTAGAGAGGAAGATAAGAACTAAAAACTGGCAATTGATAATAAAACACGGAAAACTGGAAGCTTGCGAGAAAATGATCATAGTTAAATCTATATAGCGGTTAACAAGAACCGGAACCCCCTAACTCATCGGTTTCGTACTCTGGAGAGTTAGGATCGCACCCACGAGGAACATCAGGATCATGCAATAGCTTTTTGAGAGCATAGTCGGCAAACACGTGACTAGATGGTCCATCAGCTTTATTGCCATACTCTCGTTGCAGCTCTCCTAGCTCGGGAAATTCCTGACAGAACATCAACATACTAAATCACTAACCAGAAAAGTTTCTCCAAGTAGTGTTAGGCATGATACAGGAACAGTTGCGAGGAAGATAAGATGGATTAGAGATGtaattagaatatataagaTGTCTCTATGCGTCATCCGCTCTTACATTAGTTAAAGGATCAAACGTTTTGATATAATCAGCAGCTGACAGTTTGAGAATCTGCAAGAGAGCACGAATACTTAATTAGAATCCACAGGTCGGGACAATTAAGAAAATACGAGAGTATGAGAAAAGTGATTTCATAACAGCTTTAAGAAATCAATTGTTCTAATTAATCAGTGTTTAGAGAGATTctcaataaaacattaaaatagcaTGGACATTGTTTGTTCACAGGACAATTATAAAACACGAATTCATCGAGTACATAACATGCTTAACAAAAACAAGAGCCCCACATTTTGAGTTTACATGGGAAAAAAAAGGCTACAAGAAACCGCTACATCATATACCTCTTTAGCGTTGTTGTAGCTATTCCACTGAAACAGGTGGAGAAGGAAAGCTCTCTCATACTTCTCCGCTTGCCATTACAAGCAGCCTACAAAACGCAATAGACATCGTTATTACAAGCAGCCTATAAATTCGAACACTCAGTAAAACCCTAGATTCAAAATCAAATCCTTTGCATCCGCCCACCAGAGCTCGCTACTGTCACGAAATCGAGAACAGAGCTCGGTAACGGGAGGGGGACGAGAGCACGTGCCTGTAAGAGGATGGAAAGAGAGGAGCAGACGGGGAAGTAACGAGAGCGGGTGAACTTGGAGTTGAATTCGGCGAGAACGTCTTGGATCGGGCGGAGATCCGACTGGATCCGACAAGTTTGGTAGTACCAGTTTTCCGCCTAATCGTCgagagcttcttttttttttctgtctcgGTCGAGAATGACCTAATTTTTTTCAACCCAGCCCAGCACAAACAGAACCCGTCCCACTCAAACGTTGCCACGTACACAAGGATCAGATCCTTAAACTCCTTCCGGACGGACCAATCCTTACCTAAATTAACATAataactattattatattaaaactatCCTAAGGATTAATGCTAAGAGACAGTTATGGACCCCCGTTGCGGATGGTCTAAACTAAGCTGGCCAAGATCTTTCAGTTTTAAAAAGATGTTTGATGGTCGGAACAAAGGACATTCATCCTTCCCTTCTCGCAGGGACTCCAAGCAAATCCCTGAGCAGGAACTGACCATACGTGGGATGAATCCTGCATCATCATCTCGTAGAGGCAAACAAGCTAGGACATCAGGTATTCATCACATATTCATACATCTCATTTGCTAAATAACTATTTAGCGCATAATTtctgtttatatatatgttaaaattttctattaatATTTGATCAGATGTGTTACATTTAAAGTCAATAGTAGGTTAAAATTATTTCATGTTAGATATATGTGTTCATAAATTCATATATTTCATTTGCTAAATAAGTGTTTAGCGCATAATTtctgtttatatatatgttaaaaatttctattaataatTTGATCAGATGTGTTACATCTAAAGTCAATAGTAGGTTAAATTATTTCATGTTAGATTCCTTGCACCATATATGTGTTCATATACGTTTCACTGTTTCAGACATGGAAATGATGAGGGAAAGATTCGCAAAACTACTGCTTGGAGAGGACATGTCAGGTGGTGAGAAAGGCGTGACCTCTGCATTAGCTCTGTCAAATGCCATCACCAACCTCGCTGGTTAATATTTGACCTTAAAGTTACACCACAGCTAAAACTATATTGTctataactattttaatttgtaaataattcaCAAACTATGCGTGGCGTTTGTATTGGCAGATTCGATGTTTGGAGAGCACATGAAATTGCAGCCTATGGatctgaagagaaaaaaaatttggaggAAAGAAATGAATTGGTTACTATCTGTGGTTGATCACATTGTCCAGTTCGTTCCTTCTAAACAAGTGGCCAAAACTGGGGATTTCACTGAGGTGAATGCAGATTATTAGTCATTAATTATGCACATTATTAACCAATAACTCCTCGTGACCCTTTTACCTATTGTAGATCatggtgacaaaaaaaagagatgatcTGCTGATGAACATTCCAGCCTTGCGCAAGCTTGACTCGGTTCTTCTCGTGAGTTTTAACTACATGCATAAAAATAAATGGTGATCtggtgatttttatttaaaacaaggatacaaataaattttgttttatttaaagatCTAAATACTATATTAAATCAACTACATATTTATCTGAGCTACAaccatatataaataagttgCGTCTCTTTGTTATAACTCTTATTTTgctgacgtcaaaaaaaaaactcttattttGCATGTAGTGACATTCTATTAATACAACTAGTCATTTGGCAGGAGACTTTGGACAAGTTCAAGGATCATAAAGACTTTTGGTATGTCCAAAAAGATGTTGAGAATACAGAGAACAATGGAAACTGGAGGAAGGATGAGAACTGGTTGTTACCAGTTGTTAAGGTCCCACCGGATGGTTTGTCTGAGGAATCACGTAAATTTCTCCGTAGTCAGAAAGAATCTGTGGCACAAGTCCTTAAAGCCGCCACAGCCATCAATGCTCTAGTATTGTCTGAAATGCACATTCCTGACAACTACATTGACTCTCTTCCAAAGGTTATTGCTTGAAATTTTCTGAATgttcataattattttaataagcTAAATCAGCCAATATATAATTGTTGTGTGTTGTAGAAGGGGAAGACAAGCCTGGGGGATTTGCTTTACAAGAGTATAACAGATGAATACTTTGATCCTGGCTACTTTCTTTCTTCCTGTGATTTGTCAACGAAACACAAAGTTCTGGATCTAAAGAACAGGATTGAAGCTTCCATGGTGATCTGGAAGAGAAAGATGAACCATAAAGAGCAGTGGGGATCCTTTGTTAGCTTAGAGAAGAGGGAGCTTTTCGAGGTCCGAGTTGAGACCATTTTGGCTATGCTCAAACAAAAGTTCCCTAAGATTCTACAATCCTCACTTGAAATCTCCAAGATTAAAAACAACaaggtaactgaaaaaaacaaaaaacaaaggtCGTTAGCTTAACTGAAAAGAACTCTAGTCAATATTGTGTTAAGAGTCTCTTGTTCGAGTCGAGTGACCGCTGAGTATAGAGATAAACAGACGAAACAACTGAAACTAAATaagagtttgttatatatatgcgTTTTACAGGATGTGGGACATGCTATTTTGGAGAGCTATTCAAGGGTATTAGAAAGCCTGGCTGCGAAGATAATGTCAAGAATAGAGGATGTTCTTGAAGCTGATGTGCTAGTTCACATACAGCTGATGGAGACAGAGAGAAAATTTGAAAGCGACGCAGAACCAGAATATGAGAAAACCGAAAAGGTGGCTTTAGCAGTAACGCCAAAGTCAACGAAACTTACGGACTTGATAGGATGGAGATTTTCATCAGATACGGAGCAAAGTTCGACGAGTGATATAGAGCTATTCCATGAAGCTGAGCAGGAGAAGGAGATTATGAAGTCTCCAATTAGAGTTCAACCAATGAAACTCTCATATCTTGCAAAGTTAGAGAACTTGAGAAGCCCGAGTGAGAGACACTGATAGTGAAAGCAGGTATAGTACAATAGAGCATTGaagaataaaaaacaaagagtgagagagagagaggaggagagtAGGGGAGTTAAAGTGTGTGAGAATATGCATACAttgataatgttcaaaaaaaaattgcatacattgatacatatataaaaattaaaaatacatgaaaactACATGTAATAGTCTAGGATTTAGACATTGTtgtgaacaaaaacaaatcaaactcgaaaaaaaaaactagaaatgaaATTCAATGAAGACAAATACTCGTCTTATGTGAATTATTTATTAGAAGTTCGCATACtcgtatttaatatttatagtgTATCAAAAACCtgatattcttcttttttttacagaaaaacTCTCTTATTTAATAAAGCGTACCTCTAAAAAATAACGTCCGGCTCAACCAAGACTTGAGTCACTTGGATTATGAATATTTCCCTCTTGATTTCTTAGTGCTACAAATGGGATCAGAGCAATCATACATAGGGTGGTCTAACTGAAACTAGTTATTGTTTCGACCACATTACATTAAAGCTACACAACCCAATACGACTTTTACTAGAAActttaactaattaataactAGGAACACGGTTCCGATTTGGAGGTGGAAAGATTAAATCGGCATGCTTGAACCGCATCGTCGATGGATAAGAACACATACTCCCTTCCTATCTTCTCTACAAAATGCGATAACATCATCTTTTCTAGGACTTCAAATCTTGGATTTATTATCACCATCtgcaataaaaatacataatcttTTAACTTTTATCGTAAATTGTTAAAAAGACGAATTTAAATTAAAAGTGAAGGGTATATAAACCTTGATGCCTTTTGATACAAGGATTCTCCGCACTTCAAGCAGTGTTTCCATCCCTGTCATGTCAATGCTTGAAACACCTAAGAGACAACAAAAGGCATTAGCAAttcaaaatgaaaagaaaataatattgtgACAAAATCTATAAAGTACTGAAGTCTAGACAAGGAGAGATGTATGTTTGGTAatgtgaaaaataaataagaatcaCCAGAGAGATCAAGGAGAAGGAACTCGACGTCTTCAGGTTCATCTCGAATCCACCTTAAAATCCTTTCACGTACGTACGTACTATTGGCAAAAAAGATAGGAGAACCCAACTGAAGAATGACATAACCAGACATCTCCTCAGAACCAGGGTACTGTTCTATGTCTCGAAACATAGCCGAGTTTGGTATTCTTCCCAATT encodes:
- the LOC106443197 gene encoding mechanosensitive ion channel protein 9-like, with the protein product MAERKITNGGDIVINVPEKEVSKDPAASPSSNVAASPKPNTVTTKLEPLSIPAPEIYKLSGSVHKPPKTPSPNNKGLTRRRSVYSKSNSRFGQQQSYRYDKTIVEENGGTTPKEHFGAASFSRASFNRASQSNRSNRSISSALSKVSEDEADENEEIYKKVKLHQGKRSVMNPLALLELLIFLAILCLLVVSLTIDTVKEHCIWGLEVWKWCVLVMVTLSGMFVTNWFMHIVVFIIERNYLLRKKVLYFVHGLKKNVQVFIWFSLVLVAWVFLFDDDDTRSRKTKKFLDKITWTIVSLLVGSIIFLVKTFALKVLASKFNVRNFFERIQESVFHQYILQTLSGPPLIEEAEKVGREPSTGHLSFTSTNGTVKEKKVLDMGKVHKMKQEKVSAWTMRVLMEAVGASGLSTISNTLDEVTHRKEKTDKEITNEMEAVAAAYDIFNNVARPNSHYIEEDDLLRFMIKEEVDLVLPLIDGGETGKITRNAFTEWVINVYTSRKALGHSLNDTKTAVRQVDKLITGVMSVITFIVWLVLLDIATTKFLLVFSTQFVGLAFMIGSTCKNIFESFVFVFVMHPYDVGDRCVIDGIILLVEEIHLLTTVFLKIDNEKIFYPNATLISKPISNFYRSPDMGDSVEFSIAFSTPAAKIASLKEKVAEYLVQNPHNWYPEPLLMVKAIENVNKLNLNVLFQHTINFQNFAEKNLRRTEMVITLKRILEELEIDYTLLPQQVHLTGQK
- the LOC106443198 gene encoding rop guanine nucleotide exchange factor 10-like — translated: MDPRCGWSKLSWPRSFSFKKMFDGRNKGHSSFPSRRDSKQIPEQELTIRGMNPASSSRRGKQARTSDMEMMRERFAKLLLGEDMSGGEKGVTSALALSNAITNLADSMFGEHMKLQPMDLKRKKIWRKEMNWLLSVVDHIVQFVPSKQVAKTGDFTEIMVTKKRDDLLMNIPALRKLDSVLLETLDKFKDHKDFWYVQKDVENTENNGNWRKDENWLLPVVKVPPDGLSEESRKFLRSQKESVAQVLKAATAINALVLSEMHIPDNYIDSLPKKGKTSLGDLLYKSITDEYFDPGYFLSSCDLSTKHKVLDLKNRIEASMVIWKRKMNHKEQWGSFVSLEKRELFEVRVETILAMLKQKFPKILQSSLEISKIKNNKDVGHAILESYSRVLESLAAKIMSRIEDVLEADVLVHIQLMETERKFESDAEPEYEKTEKVALAVTPKSTKLTDLIGWRFSSDTEQSSTSDIELFHEAEQEKEIMKSPIRVQPMKLSYLAKLENLRSPSERH